One region of Catenuloplanes indicus genomic DNA includes:
- the thrB gene encoding homoserine kinase, whose translation MALSFVSAPVTVRAPATSANLGPGFDALGLALALHDHVTGRVTDRGCTVSVTGQGAGELPDGADHLVARAAYAAFDVLGARPPGLALECDNRIPQARGLGSSSAAIVAGIEVARALVAGGHELMDDAAALRLANEIEGHPDNVAPCLLGGFTIAWTGEGGARAVRLTPSAAVRPTVFVPDVRGLTAHARAALPAEVPHADAARNAGRAALLVHALTAAPELLLPATEDRLHQDYRAPGMPASAALVERLRAAGVAAVISGAGPSVLALTQVPGDFEAGDGWAATPMSVDADGAGLSGSTLGHAERYTIAAGRKS comes from the coding sequence GTGGCTCTCTCCTTCGTCAGTGCCCCCGTCACCGTGCGGGCGCCCGCCACCAGCGCGAACCTCGGCCCGGGGTTCGACGCGCTCGGCCTCGCGCTCGCGCTCCACGACCACGTGACCGGCCGGGTGACGGACCGCGGCTGCACGGTCTCGGTGACCGGCCAGGGTGCGGGTGAGCTCCCGGACGGCGCCGATCACCTGGTGGCCCGCGCCGCGTACGCCGCATTCGACGTGCTCGGCGCGCGTCCGCCCGGCCTGGCGCTGGAGTGCGACAACCGCATCCCGCAGGCACGCGGCCTGGGTTCCTCGTCCGCCGCGATCGTGGCCGGCATCGAGGTGGCCCGCGCGCTGGTGGCTGGCGGGCACGAGCTGATGGACGACGCGGCCGCGCTGCGCCTGGCGAACGAGATCGAGGGCCATCCGGACAACGTGGCGCCGTGCCTGCTGGGCGGCTTCACCATCGCCTGGACCGGCGAGGGCGGCGCGCGGGCGGTGCGGCTGACGCCGTCCGCAGCCGTGCGTCCGACGGTTTTCGTGCCGGACGTCCGCGGCCTGACCGCGCACGCGCGGGCCGCGCTGCCGGCCGAGGTGCCGCACGCGGACGCGGCGCGCAACGCGGGCCGGGCGGCGCTGCTGGTACACGCGCTGACGGCCGCGCCGGAGCTGCTGCTGCCGGCCACCGAGGACCGTCTGCACCAGGACTATCGGGCGCCCGGCATGCCGGCGAGCGCGGCGCTGGTGGAACGGCTCCGCGCAGCCGGGGTGGCCGCCGTGATCAGTGGCGCCGGGCCCTCGGTGCTGGCATTGACGCAGGTACCCGGTGACTTCGAGGCGGGGGACGGCTGGGCCGCCACGCCGATGTCGGTGGACGCGGACGGTGCGGGACTGTCCGGTAGTACACTGGGACACGCCGAGCGGTACACTATTGCCGCAGGTCGCAAGAGTTGA
- the rho gene encoding transcription termination factor Rho, with protein MSDTTDITSDASKVADDAAAGTTRRRRSGTGLTAMLLPELQSLAASLGISGTARMRKGELVAAISERQGGGAGGGAPRQRAEVAAAAAPVREEVRAEVRETATATAPAEAPAEAPAETTRAPRRSSRAAGAPEPRTTETEEAPEPQRESRSRRERGGDRAERGDRAERGDRAERGDRAERGDRAERGDRAERGDRAERGERAERGERAERNDRGDRAERGDRNERGDRAERGDRNERGERGERDRDRNDRSDRAPRGADRDRNDDGDDDEDGSGRRGRRSRFRDRRRGRGERDGAERGDRGGNEPQLSEDDVLVPVAGIIDVLDNYAFVRTTGYLSGPNDVYVSMSQVKKYGLRRGDAITGAVRATREGEQRRDKYNPLVRLDTINGMDPDEAKRRPEFYKLTPLYPQERLRLETEPHILTTRVIDLVMPIGKGQRALIVSPPKAGKTMVLQAIANAITHNNPECHLMVVLVDERPEEVTDMQRSVKGEVIAATFDRPPQDHTTVAELAIERAKRLVELGHDVVVLLDSVTRLGRSYNLAAPASGRIMSGGIDSTALYPPKRFLGAARNIENGGSLTILATALVETGSMMDTVIFEEFKGTGNAELKLDRKIADKRTFPAIDIHPSGTRKEEILLAPEELAITHKLRKVLHSLESQAALDLLLGRLKETRTNIEFLMQIAKSTPGE; from the coding sequence TTGAGCGACACCACCGACATCACGTCGGATGCTTCCAAGGTCGCTGATGACGCCGCGGCCGGCACCACCCGTCGCCGGCGCTCCGGGACCGGCCTGACGGCGATGCTCCTGCCCGAGCTGCAGAGCCTGGCCGCGTCGCTCGGCATTTCCGGCACGGCCCGGATGCGCAAGGGCGAGCTGGTCGCCGCGATCTCCGAGCGGCAGGGTGGTGGCGCCGGCGGAGGCGCCCCCCGCCAGCGTGCGGAGGTCGCCGCGGCGGCCGCGCCGGTGCGCGAGGAGGTGCGGGCCGAGGTCCGCGAGACCGCCACCGCCACCGCGCCCGCCGAGGCCCCGGCAGAGGCCCCGGCGGAGACGACGCGTGCGCCGCGCCGCTCCTCCCGCGCGGCCGGTGCGCCGGAGCCGCGCACCACCGAGACCGAGGAGGCGCCGGAGCCGCAGCGCGAGAGCCGCAGCCGTCGCGAGCGCGGCGGTGACCGGGCCGAGCGTGGCGACCGTGCGGAGCGCGGTGACCGGGCCGAGCGGGGCGACCGTGCGGAGCGCGGTGACCGGGCCGAGCGGGGCGACCGTGCGGAGCGCGGTGACCGGGCCGAGCGGGGCGAGCGCGCCGAGCGGGGCGAGCGCGCCGAGCGCAACGACCGTGGTGACCGCGCCGAGCGGGGCGACCGCAACGAGCGGGGCGACCGCGCCGAGCGCGGCGACCGCAACGAGCGTGGCGAGCGTGGCGAGCGCGACCGGGACCGCAACGACCGTTCGGACCGTGCCCCGCGCGGCGCCGACCGTGATCGCAACGACGACGGTGACGACGACGAGGACGGCAGCGGCCGGCGCGGCCGGCGTTCCCGCTTCCGGGACCGTCGCCGTGGCCGTGGCGAGCGGGACGGTGCCGAGCGCGGTGACCGCGGCGGCAACGAGCCGCAGCTCTCCGAGGACGACGTGCTCGTCCCGGTGGCCGGCATCATCGACGTGCTGGACAACTACGCGTTCGTCCGCACCACCGGCTACCTCTCCGGGCCGAACGACGTCTACGTCTCCATGTCCCAGGTCAAGAAGTACGGCCTGCGCCGCGGCGACGCGATCACCGGCGCGGTCCGGGCCACCCGCGAGGGCGAGCAGCGGCGCGACAAGTACAACCCGCTGGTCCGGCTGGACACGATCAACGGGATGGACCCGGACGAGGCCAAGCGCCGCCCCGAGTTCTACAAGCTCACGCCGCTCTACCCGCAGGAGCGCCTGCGGCTGGAGACCGAGCCGCACATCCTGACCACGCGCGTCATCGACCTGGTGATGCCGATCGGCAAGGGCCAGCGCGCCCTGATCGTCTCGCCGCCGAAGGCCGGTAAGACGATGGTGCTCCAGGCGATCGCGAACGCGATCACCCACAACAACCCGGAGTGCCACCTGATGGTGGTGCTGGTGGACGAGCGCCCCGAAGAGGTCACCGACATGCAGCGGTCGGTGAAGGGCGAGGTCATCGCGGCCACGTTCGACCGGCCGCCGCAGGACCACACCACGGTCGCGGAGCTGGCGATCGAGCGGGCGAAGCGCCTGGTCGAGCTCGGCCACGACGTGGTCGTGCTGCTCGACTCGGTGACGCGTCTCGGCCGGTCGTACAACCTGGCCGCGCCGGCCTCCGGCCGCATCATGTCCGGTGGTATCGACTCGACCGCGCTCTACCCGCCGAAGCGCTTCCTCGGCGCCGCGCGCAACATCGAGAACGGTGGCTCGCTCACCATTCTCGCGACCGCGCTGGTGGAGACCGGGTCCATGATGGACACGGTCATCTTCGAGGAGTTCAAGGGCACCGGTAACGCGGAGCTGAAGCTGGACCGGAAGATCGCCGACAAGCGCACCTTCCCGGCCATCGACATCCACCCGTCCGGCACGCGCAAGGAGGAGATCCTGCTCGCGCCGGAGGAGCTGGCCATCACGCACAAGCTGCGCAAGGTGCTCCACTCGCTGGAGTCGCAGGCCGCGCTGGACCTGCTGCTCGGCCGCCTCAAGGAGACCCGCACGAACATCGAGTTCCTGATGCAGATCGCGAAGTCGACGCCGGGCGAATAA
- a CDS encoding nitric oxide synthase oxygenase, which yields MSHTAVPGYRDNPTETWDPDAPVDAIEAEEFLRLCYAEDKRLGPVEQRLSSVRAQIAATGTYTQTFDEIAYGAKVAWRNASRCIGRLYWRSLVVLDRRDAHTAEHIFALLLRHLRQAGNMSNPGMLRPVISIFQPATPGRPYPRIWNEQLIRYAGYRRSDGSVLGDPRMVEFTEAMTALGWRGEGTGHDLLPLAIETPAEGVRLFGLPRASVLEVHISHPELPWFEELGLRWHAVPAISNMRLSIGGVHYPMAPFNGWYMGTEIGARTFGDTDRYDMLPEVAKRMGLDTSSDATMWRDRALIELNRAVLHSFDLAGVKISDHHTESERFLTHLRNEERAGRPVPADWSWIVPPISGSATPVFHRYYHEADLRPAFYLDADAHERALHPKPSASGG from the coding sequence GTGTCGCACACGGCCGTTCCCGGTTACCGGGACAACCCCACCGAAACGTGGGACCCGGACGCGCCGGTCGACGCGATCGAGGCGGAGGAGTTCCTGCGGCTCTGCTACGCCGAGGACAAGCGCCTCGGGCCGGTCGAGCAGCGGCTGTCCTCGGTGCGCGCGCAGATCGCCGCGACCGGCACCTACACCCAGACGTTCGACGAGATCGCGTACGGCGCGAAGGTGGCCTGGCGCAACGCCTCCCGCTGCATCGGCCGTCTCTACTGGCGCAGCCTGGTCGTGCTGGACCGGCGGGACGCGCACACCGCGGAGCACATCTTCGCGCTGCTGCTGCGGCACCTGCGGCAGGCCGGCAACATGTCCAACCCCGGCATGCTGCGGCCGGTCATCTCGATCTTCCAGCCGGCGACGCCCGGCCGGCCGTACCCGCGGATCTGGAACGAGCAGTTGATCCGGTACGCGGGGTACCGGCGCTCCGACGGCAGCGTGCTCGGCGACCCGCGGATGGTGGAGTTCACCGAGGCGATGACCGCGCTGGGCTGGCGGGGCGAGGGCACCGGCCACGACCTGCTGCCGCTGGCGATCGAGACGCCGGCCGAGGGTGTGCGGCTGTTCGGGCTCCCGCGGGCGTCCGTGCTGGAGGTGCACATCTCGCATCCGGAGCTGCCCTGGTTCGAGGAGCTGGGCCTGCGCTGGCACGCGGTCCCGGCGATCTCCAACATGCGGCTGAGCATCGGCGGCGTGCACTACCCGATGGCGCCGTTCAACGGCTGGTACATGGGCACCGAGATCGGCGCGCGCACGTTCGGCGACACCGACCGCTACGACATGCTGCCCGAGGTGGCGAAGCGGATGGGCCTGGACACGTCGTCCGACGCCACGATGTGGCGGGACCGCGCGCTGATCGAGCTGAACCGCGCGGTGCTGCACTCGTTCGACCTGGCCGGGGTGAAGATCTCCGACCACCACACCGAGTCGGAGCGCTTCCTCACCCACCTCCGCAACGAGGAGCGGGCCGGCCGCCCGGTGCCCGCGGACTGGAGCTGGATCGTGCCGCCGATCTCCGGGTCGGCCACGCCCGTCTTCCACCGCTACTACCACGAGGCGGACCTGCGGCCCGCGTTCTACCTGGACGCGGACGCCCACGAGCGGGCGCTGCACCCGAAACCCTCAGCTTCGGGCGGCTGA
- a CDS encoding SPFH domain-containing protein yields MERRVFRVGGFLVIGLLVLLTVAAAAVALPFVEADGGEVVVGITAAVYALILAVVSTGFVVVNPNEAQVVQFFGRYLGVIRTEGLQWTLPLTARRRVTLRVRNFETDRLKVSDADGNPVEIAAVVVWRVVDPAAAVFAVDDHIEYVAVQAETAVRHLATSYPYEAHDTGRSSLRDSSVVSDELTAELRERFERAGVEVLESRTTHLAYAPEIAQAMLARQQASAIVGARFQIVEGAVGMVSNALERLRAEHVVELDEERKAQMVANLLVVLCGDRAAQPVVNAGSLYS; encoded by the coding sequence ATGGAGCGACGAGTCTTCCGGGTCGGCGGTTTCCTGGTGATCGGCCTGCTGGTCCTGCTCACCGTCGCTGCGGCGGCAGTGGCGTTGCCGTTCGTGGAGGCGGACGGCGGTGAGGTGGTCGTCGGGATCACCGCGGCCGTCTACGCTCTGATCCTCGCCGTCGTCTCGACCGGCTTCGTGGTGGTGAACCCGAACGAGGCGCAGGTCGTCCAGTTCTTCGGCCGCTACCTCGGCGTGATCCGGACCGAGGGTCTCCAGTGGACGCTGCCGCTCACCGCGCGGCGGCGGGTGACGCTGCGGGTGCGCAACTTCGAGACCGACCGGCTGAAGGTGTCCGACGCGGACGGTAACCCGGTGGAGATCGCCGCGGTCGTGGTGTGGCGGGTGGTGGATCCGGCCGCGGCGGTGTTCGCGGTGGACGACCACATCGAGTACGTGGCGGTGCAGGCGGAGACCGCGGTGCGGCACCTGGCGACCAGTTACCCGTACGAGGCGCACGACACCGGCCGGTCCAGCCTGCGGGACAGCTCGGTGGTCAGCGACGAGCTGACCGCTGAGCTGCGGGAGCGGTTCGAGCGGGCCGGGGTGGAGGTGCTGGAGTCCCGGACGACCCACCTGGCCTACGCTCCGGAGATCGCGCAGGCGATGCTGGCGCGGCAGCAGGCGAGCGCGATCGTCGGCGCGCGGTTCCAGATCGTGGAGGGTGCGGTCGGCATGGTGTCGAACGCGCTGGAGCGCCTGCGGGCCGAGCACGTGGTCGAGCTGGACGAGGAGCGCAAGGCCCAGATGGTGGCGAACCTGCTGGTGGTGCTGTGCGGCGACCGGGCCGCGCAGCCGGTGGTCAACGCGGGGTCGCTGTACTCCTGA
- a CDS encoding efflux RND transporter permease subunit produces MSLLARLSLANRGLIALIAIIVTGFGAFAIPSLKQQLLPSLEFPAAFIFASYPGASPEIVEQRVTEPIENSVQGIEGLDEVTSTTSEGVATVQVLFEFGTDLTQTVSKIESNLGRIRAQLPEDVDPTVFAGSTADLPAIVLAASGGTDEAALAAALNESVLPELQGIDGVRTAEVTGARTSSIAITPDLAKFGAAGVNPAGIATALQANGVSVPAGTLSEGDRTLTVQVGTPITTLEDLQNIYLTGTGGRAVRLGDVATVAEVQAAPTSYTRTDGVDSLGISVTATPDGNAVRISEEIRDRLPELAAAGGVTLTVVFDQAPFVERSIESLATEGMLGLVMAVIVILVFLLSVRSTIVTAVSIPLSVLVALIALWIQDYSLNLLTLGALTIAVGRVVDDSIVVLENIKRHLGYGEEKLQAITTGVQEVAGAVLASTLTTVAVFAPIALVGGFVGQLFAPFAITVTVALIASLIVSLTIVPVLAYWFLRPPKGTAEEAEVARRAAEEKELRSPLQRSYLPVIRFATTWRWTTIGIGVVVLAITGGLATQLKTNFIDQSGQDTLSISQTMPIGTSLEATNAQAKRVEAVLSGAGEVKSYQATVGGGGQSALFTGGGSGANTASYSVTLEEDVDTEAFTEELRGEFEDLGPSAGEITVGADSSSGFSGNELAVVVKAADADALAAAAQQVQDAMAATPDVTDVTSDLAESVPRIDITVDRAAATARGLSEAQIGQLVSGAFRDAPIGQVTLTGAGERNVVLDLGGTAPADLAALRAYPLQTPGGIVPLDDVADVNEVQGPVEITRINGDRSVTVTGTVSGSNVGAATTALTTELDELTPPAGASWEIGGVSADQNEAFQQLGLAVLAAIAIVFIIMVATFGSIIQPLILLVSIPFAATGAILLLLATDTALGVPALIGVLMLVGIVVTNAIVLMDLINQYRKQGYGVQQAVIEGGRHRLRPILMTAIATIFALTPMALGLTGEGGFISQPLAVVVIGGLISSTLLTLLLVPALYTLVEGRRERRAEREARKAEKARAGVPAPTPAAAPVDRVDSVPETTPEPPAAPSGALREGTDQFEVLRLPRSNKSPLPPQE; encoded by the coding sequence ATGTCCTTGCTCGCAAGACTGAGTCTCGCGAACCGGGGTCTCATCGCCCTGATCGCGATCATCGTGACCGGTTTCGGGGCCTTCGCCATCCCGTCCCTCAAGCAGCAGCTCCTGCCCTCGCTGGAGTTTCCCGCCGCGTTCATCTTCGCCTCGTACCCCGGGGCGTCGCCGGAGATCGTCGAGCAGCGGGTCACCGAGCCGATCGAGAACAGCGTCCAGGGGATCGAGGGCCTCGACGAGGTCACCTCGACCACCAGTGAGGGCGTGGCGACGGTCCAGGTGCTGTTCGAGTTCGGCACCGATCTGACCCAGACCGTCTCGAAGATCGAGAGCAATCTGGGCCGGATCCGCGCCCAGCTGCCGGAGGACGTCGACCCGACCGTCTTCGCCGGCAGCACCGCCGACCTGCCGGCCATCGTGCTGGCCGCGTCCGGCGGCACGGACGAGGCGGCGCTCGCGGCCGCGCTCAACGAGAGCGTGCTGCCCGAGCTGCAGGGCATCGACGGCGTGCGGACCGCGGAGGTCACCGGCGCGCGCACGTCCAGCATCGCCATCACGCCCGACCTGGCGAAGTTCGGCGCGGCCGGTGTCAACCCGGCCGGCATCGCCACCGCGCTCCAGGCGAACGGCGTGTCCGTCCCGGCCGGCACGCTGAGCGAGGGCGACCGCACGCTGACCGTGCAGGTCGGCACGCCGATCACCACGCTGGAAGACCTGCAGAACATCTACCTCACCGGTACGGGTGGGCGCGCGGTCCGGCTCGGCGACGTCGCCACCGTGGCCGAGGTGCAGGCCGCACCGACGTCCTACACGCGCACGGACGGCGTGGACAGCCTCGGCATCTCCGTCACCGCCACGCCGGACGGCAACGCGGTGCGCATCTCCGAGGAGATTCGCGACCGGCTCCCCGAGCTGGCCGCGGCCGGCGGCGTCACGCTCACGGTCGTCTTCGACCAGGCGCCGTTCGTCGAGAGGTCGATCGAGAGCCTGGCCACCGAGGGCATGCTCGGCCTGGTGATGGCCGTGATCGTCATCCTGGTCTTCCTGCTGTCCGTCCGGTCCACGATCGTCACCGCGGTCTCCATCCCGCTGTCCGTGCTGGTCGCGCTGATCGCGCTGTGGATCCAGGACTACTCGCTCAACCTGCTCACGCTCGGCGCGCTCACGATCGCGGTCGGCCGCGTGGTCGACGACTCCATCGTGGTGCTGGAGAACATCAAACGCCATCTCGGGTACGGCGAGGAGAAGCTGCAGGCGATCACCACCGGTGTGCAGGAGGTCGCCGGCGCGGTGCTGGCGTCCACGCTCACCACGGTCGCGGTGTTCGCACCGATCGCGCTGGTCGGTGGTTTCGTCGGCCAGCTCTTCGCGCCGTTCGCCATCACGGTCACGGTCGCGCTGATCGCCTCGCTGATCGTGTCGCTGACCATCGTGCCGGTGCTGGCGTACTGGTTCCTCCGCCCGCCGAAGGGCACCGCGGAGGAGGCCGAGGTCGCCCGCCGGGCCGCGGAGGAGAAGGAGCTGCGCAGCCCGCTGCAGCGCTCCTACCTGCCGGTCATCCGGTTCGCCACCACCTGGCGCTGGACCACGATCGGAATCGGTGTCGTGGTGCTGGCGATCACCGGCGGCCTGGCCACCCAGCTGAAGACGAACTTCATCGACCAGTCCGGTCAGGACACGCTGAGCATCTCCCAGACGATGCCGATCGGCACCAGCCTGGAGGCGACGAACGCGCAGGCCAAGCGCGTCGAGGCGGTGCTGTCCGGCGCGGGCGAGGTGAAGTCGTACCAGGCGACCGTGGGCGGCGGCGGCCAGTCCGCGCTGTTCACCGGCGGCGGCAGCGGCGCGAACACCGCGAGCTACTCCGTGACGCTGGAGGAGGACGTCGACACCGAGGCGTTCACCGAGGAGCTGCGCGGCGAGTTCGAGGACCTGGGCCCGTCGGCCGGCGAGATCACCGTCGGCGCGGACTCCAGCAGCGGCTTCAGCGGCAACGAACTCGCGGTCGTGGTCAAGGCCGCGGACGCGGACGCACTCGCCGCCGCCGCGCAGCAGGTGCAGGACGCGATGGCGGCCACGCCGGACGTCACGGACGTGACCAGCGACCTGGCCGAGAGCGTGCCGCGGATCGACATCACGGTCGACCGGGCCGCGGCCACCGCGCGCGGTCTCTCCGAGGCGCAGATCGGCCAGCTGGTCTCCGGCGCGTTCCGGGACGCGCCGATCGGCCAGGTCACGCTGACCGGCGCCGGCGAGCGCAACGTCGTGCTGGACCTCGGCGGCACCGCACCGGCCGACCTGGCCGCGCTCCGGGCGTACCCGCTGCAGACGCCGGGCGGCATCGTGCCGCTGGACGACGTGGCGGACGTCAACGAGGTGCAGGGCCCGGTCGAGATCACCCGGATCAACGGCGACCGCAGCGTCACCGTCACCGGTACGGTCAGCGGCTCGAACGTCGGCGCGGCCACCACCGCGCTGACCACCGAGCTGGACGAGCTCACCCCGCCGGCCGGTGCGAGCTGGGAGATCGGTGGCGTCAGCGCCGACCAGAACGAGGCGTTCCAGCAGCTGGGTCTCGCGGTGCTGGCCGCGATCGCGATCGTCTTCATCATCATGGTGGCGACGTTCGGCTCGATCATCCAGCCGTTGATCCTGCTGGTCTCCATCCCGTTCGCGGCTACCGGCGCGATCCTGCTGCTGCTCGCGACGGACACCGCGCTCGGCGTACCCGCGCTGATCGGTGTGCTGATGCTGGTCGGCATCGTGGTCACGAACGCGATCGTGCTGATGGACCTGATCAACCAGTACCGCAAGCAGGGGTACGGCGTGCAGCAGGCGGTGATCGAGGGCGGCCGGCACCGGCTGCGGCCGATCCTGATGACCGCGATCGCCACCATCTTCGCGCTCACCCCGATGGCACTCGGCCTGACCGGAGAGGGCGGCTTCATCTCGCAGCCGCTCGCGGTCGTGGTGATCGGCGGCCTGATCAGCTCCACGCTGCTCACGCTGCTGCTGGTGCCGGCGCTCTACACGCTGGTCGAGGGCCGGCGCGAGCGGCGTGCCGAGCGCGAGGCCCGCAAGGCGGAGAAGGCGCGGGCCGGTGTCCCGGCGCCGACCCCCGCCGCCGCTCCGGTGGACCGGGTCGACTCGGTGCCGGAGACCACGCCGGAGCCGCCCGCCGCGCCGTCGGGCGCGCTCCGCGAGGGCACCGACCAGTTCGAGGTGCTCCGCCTGCCACGCAGCAACAAGTCCCCGCTGCCGCCGCAGGAGTAG
- a CDS encoding MFS transporter, translated as MSSPLSLLARNPDFRRLYLSELVVFGADWFIMVPLLVLLTDLTGSGVLGALVMTVDTGLNALLLPYSGTVVDRVDRRTVMIVANLAALAASLLLFTVQDAGTAWLALLAMAAVAVAKAFYTPAAQAALPNVVDPEDLPDANALAGGAWGIMVVVGASVGGVVSGFAGPYACFAMAGAGLLIAALLTSRIRRPLQTATPDGPPPHPFAAIREAIHHIAASPRLRALITVKSAVGLGNGVIAAFPLVVAAYGVGPAGVGILFAARGAAVLAGPLVTRRLLDHRNWLLPGLAISMAVYGLAYASAAFAPWFPLLVALVFVAHFAGGTNWMLSNFALQGAVPDTLRGRVFATDLMLTTIAISISQLAVAATIDHVAPRHIMIASGTVTVLYACGWAIATRNRKTA; from the coding sequence GTGAGTTCACCCCTGTCGCTGCTGGCCCGGAACCCGGACTTCCGGCGGCTCTACCTCAGTGAACTCGTCGTCTTCGGCGCGGACTGGTTCATCATGGTCCCGCTGCTCGTGCTGCTCACCGACCTGACCGGCAGCGGCGTGCTCGGCGCGCTCGTGATGACCGTCGACACCGGCCTCAACGCACTGCTCCTGCCGTACTCCGGCACGGTCGTCGACCGGGTCGACCGCCGCACCGTGATGATCGTCGCGAACCTGGCCGCGCTCGCCGCGTCGCTGCTGCTCTTCACGGTCCAGGACGCCGGCACCGCCTGGCTGGCGCTGCTGGCGATGGCCGCGGTCGCGGTGGCCAAGGCGTTCTACACGCCCGCCGCCCAGGCCGCGCTGCCCAACGTGGTCGACCCCGAGGACCTCCCCGACGCGAACGCGCTCGCCGGTGGCGCCTGGGGCATCATGGTCGTGGTCGGCGCCTCGGTCGGCGGCGTGGTCAGCGGCTTCGCCGGCCCGTATGCCTGCTTCGCGATGGCCGGCGCCGGCCTGCTGATCGCCGCGCTCCTCACCTCCCGCATCCGCCGCCCGCTCCAGACCGCCACCCCGGACGGCCCACCCCCGCACCCGTTCGCCGCGATCCGCGAGGCCATCCACCACATCGCCGCCAGCCCGCGCCTCCGCGCCCTGATCACCGTCAAGTCCGCCGTCGGGCTCGGCAACGGCGTCATCGCCGCCTTCCCCCTGGTCGTCGCCGCCTACGGGGTGGGGCCCGCCGGTGTCGGCATCCTCTTCGCCGCCCGCGGCGCCGCCGTCCTGGCCGGCCCCCTGGTCACCCGCCGCCTCCTCGACCACCGGAACTGGCTGCTCCCCGGCCTCGCCATCTCGATGGCCGTCTACGGGCTCGCCTACGCCTCCGCCGCCTTCGCACCCTGGTTCCCACTGCTGGTCGCCCTGGTCTTCGTCGCCCACTTCGCCGGCGGCACCAACTGGATGCTCTCCAACTTCGCCCTCCAGGGCGCGGTCCCCGACACGCTGCGCGGCCGCGTCTTCGCCACCGACCTGATGCTCACCACGATCGCCATCTCGATCAGCCAACTGGCCGTCGCCGCCACCATCGACCACGTCGCCCCCCGCCACATCATGATCGCCAGCGGCACCGTCACCGTTCTCTACGCCTGCGGCTGGGCCATCGCCACCCGCAACCGCAAAACTGCGTGA